In Clostridia bacterium, the genomic stretch TTATGGGGCGAAAAAGCAAAACGAACGCCCCGTGAAAGAAAATGCATTTTGAAAGAAGGAAAACGGTCCTATGGATCATCAGTTTTTAAATGAAGCGCAAAAAATGCGCGAGAAGCTTGTTTTATGGAGGCGGGACCTTCACCGCATACCCGAAACGGGGCTTTGTCTGCCGCAAACGTCGTCGTATATAAAGGCAAGGCTTGAGGATATGGGGATAGAGTGCAGCGTAAGCCGAAAGTACAGTCATGTTACCGCCGTTTTGGGCGAGGGTGAGAGATGCTTTCTTCTTCGCAGCGATATGGACGCGCTTCCTTTAAGAGAGGAGAGCGGCCTTGATTTCGCATCGGAAAACGGCTGTATGCACGCCTGCGGCCACGACCTTCATACGGCTATGCTGCTCGGCGCGGCCGCAATACTCAAGGCGCACGAAAGCGAGCTTTCCGGACGGGTCAAGCTTTTGTTCCAGTCGGGAGAGGAGATATTCGAGGGCGCGGCAAGCGCGATAGACGAAGGCGTTTTAACAAACCCCGAGGTGGACGCCGCGTTTGGCATGCACGTTGCCAGCACGGCCCCCGTGGGATATATACCGTACGGATACGACCCGCTGTCGTCGGCATACACCTTCCGCATCGTCGTAAAAGGCAAGGGCACGCACGCTTCAACGCCGCAGGACGGCATAAGCCCCATAAACGGAGCCGTTCACATATATCTTGCGCTTCAGG encodes the following:
- a CDS encoding amidohydrolase gives rise to the protein MREKLVLWRRDLHRIPETGLCLPQTSSYIKARLEDMGIECSVSRKYSHVTAVLGEGERCFLLRSDMDALPLREESGLDFASENGCMHACGHDLHTAMLLGAAAILKAHESELSGRVKLLFQSGEEIFEGAASAIDEGVLTNPEVDAAFGMHVASTAPVGYIPYGYDPLSSAYTFRIVVKGKGTHASTPQDGISPINGAVHIYLALQELISRETAASQEAVLTIGKLWAGQASNVIPEQAVMEGTLRTFDPRQNEYLIRRIEEVSVGIAHAYRCKAEVTTKSSCPAMINDRELTDEITSYINELGGFKVRPIFHTMGAEDFAFFADRVRCCYLAIGAMYGNGYPVYTQHSPKVRFNEDAIPKGAAVYAAAAARWLEDHKK